Sequence from the Crassostrea angulata isolate pt1a10 chromosome 9, ASM2561291v2, whole genome shotgun sequence genome:
TGAATGGAATATATAGTCTGTTTGGGAGATAATATCTTAAATGGAATATGAATTTTAAGTGCCAAAAATATGGTGAATCtgcatgtaaatacatttacatgaaatgaaacAACTTATGATTAACAACTTTTTCTCTAACTGTTCTATTAAACAAATTGTTCCTTCAGTATACCCAAAACTTCTTGAGGGTCAATCTTGTAATCTATATGTTTACAGGAAAACTTGCTCACCAAAATTTGTTGCATTtgatgtacattaattaatatcagatttttatttctgaatacTAACTTTACCAAAAGCTTtactaattaaatttattaacctcatttcttttttcttataaaatttttTCAACATGTCTATTGATTTTGCAGATAGTGActgtgatattttgaaaatggaaTTAACATTGAGAACCTTACCTCATGTTTTACACAAAACCCAGACTGTGATTTGCCGTAGAATCAGCCTGTGTCACACACGCCTCTTTCAAAATCGTGTGAATGAAAAGTCACTAGTTGCAGCTAGATTGAGCACAAAGTCAGATATTGTAGCTGAGAGGACTCTGTTCCAAATGTTGCCTGTTGTTTACTGGCAGACTGACAGACATATGGCAGGGCACAGTAAATTCTCTAACATCAAACATCGGAAAGAGGCGCAGGACAGTAAAAAGTCAGCGCTGATGGGACAGTATGTCAAGCTAGCACAGTCAGCTGTAAAAAGTAAGTAGAGAGAGCTTTCTGGATTGTATCTTATATTGAAACTTCACATTTCAgtaattaaacttttaatttatattctaaaaaaatctCTGCTGAGCTAGGTGTTGGACACTCGTAGAAAGAAAAATCAACCCAtttacaaccaaaaaaaaaattaataataataattcacACACTGTATTCATATGATATGcaccttttatttttaaatgagtttattcattgatttttttattgccaGATAATAGATAAACTAGTTTTCAAGACTGAGACTTGGGCCTTGAAAATAATCAaactaaatacaaaaatatttcattacttTTTTGGCTAGAagtatttgtttttatgaaaaacttaaaattttaatttttgaccaTGTGAGCTAAAGTTGGTTAACTGTATtaaatttacatctaccaagtacatgtatgattcaAATAAGCTTTAAAGAAACTGACAagattgaaatctacacgctCCGCTTTTTGATTGGTTGAAACCGTCAGCaaccttcagcaacctaagaaaaatttgattcatgtgggttatgtattttttctgcaatgtcaccaTCTTTGCATGAATCAATAATCAAGaaggcattttattgtttatttaaatagtTACATTTGGTGTTATTTCTATTTCAGTGGGTGGGTCTACTGACCCCAAACTTAACCCCAAGCTGGCCCAGGTTATTGAGAGTGCAAAGAAGAGCAGTCTGGGTGTTGAAACCATAAAAAAACTACTTGAAAGAATGGTAGGAATTTTGCTACATTCAAATTGATATACAGATTGAAAgatcatgtacatatatacatgtattattaccTGTAAATAACTTAGGccacataaaaataaatctctGGTTCTCAGGccaaattttccaaaattagATGAGGGAGGgaggctttttttttcttttctattgttaaaaaaacagaTGAGGgaggcttttttttatttgggaaagaaattaACTAcctacagtttaaaaaaaaaaagattttctttattcaag
This genomic interval carries:
- the LOC128163428 gene encoding probable transcriptional regulatory protein HY04AAS1_0501; its protein translation is MELTLRTLPHVLHKTQTVICRRISLCHTRLFQNRVNEKSLVAARLSTKSDIVAERTLFQMLPVVYWQTDRHMAGHSKFSNIKHRKEAQDSKKSALMGQYVKLAQSAVKMGGSTDPKLNPKLAQVIESAKKSSLGVETIKKLLERMKNKEYKDIMIEVCGPANSIFLVMVDATNQVSARTEVKAAMRKHP